The following are encoded together in the Phaseolus vulgaris cultivar G19833 chromosome 9, P. vulgaris v2.0, whole genome shotgun sequence genome:
- the LOC137822798 gene encoding bZIP transcription factor 27-like — MASSPCDCWTHLSQSLSSSSSSPSSSSLPQTLLPPPPSSSSEHVWNDIKLPSLSNSPVDFNPSSSHSSLLSLSSSHNHHSLLSVSNASFPSNQTTHHQDQRHVRIMKNRESAVRSRARKQAYRRGLEAEIARLTEENSRLRKQLKELQCSLSSSENTPDRISAPCRTSSSPF, encoded by the exons ATGGCCTCATCGCCATGTGACTGTTGGACCCATCTTTCTCAgtcactttcttcttcttcttcttctccttcctcttCCTCACTCCCCCAAAcccttcttcctcctcctccttcttcttcctctgaaCATGTCTGGAACGACATCAAACTCCCCTCTCTCTCCAACTCCCCCGTTGACTTCaacccttcttcttctcattcttctctcctctctctctcttcctctCACAACCACCACTCTCTTCTCTCTGTCTCCAACGCTTCTTTCCCCTCCAACCAAACCACACACCACCAAGATCAGCGCCATGTGCGCATCATGAAAAATCGAGAATCCGCCGTTCGCTCCAGAGCCAGAAAACAG GCTTATAGAAGAGGGTTGGAAGCTGAAATTGCTCGTTTGACGGAGGAGAATTCGAGACTAAGAAAACAATTGAAAGAG TTGCAATGCTCTTTATCTTCATCAGAGAATACCCCTGACAGAATCAGTGCTCCCTGCAGAACCTCATCATCTCCATTTTGA